One part of the Gemmatimonadaceae bacterium genome encodes these proteins:
- a CDS encoding helix-turn-helix domain-containing protein has product MAGTAGLALPAMSPPTRIARALATSVRSLSQLAQEAGFADQSHMTRLFARYFGITPAAYRDAMRTDVDCRRGARAGRGSA; this is encoded by the coding sequence GTGGCCGGCACCGCGGGACTCGCGCTGCCGGCCATGTCGCCACCCACCCGGATCGCGCGCGCTCTGGCAACCTCGGTGCGCTCGCTCAGTCAGCTCGCGCAGGAAGCGGGATTCGCCGATCAGAGTCACATGACTCGACTCTTCGCGCGGTATTTCGGGATTACGCCGGCCGCGTACCGGGATGCGATGCGGACGGATGTCGATTGCCGTCGGGGTGCTCGCGCCGGCCGTGGGTCCGCTTAG